The Granulicella sp. L56 DNA window TCGGACGCGAGGAACGCTTCAGCAGATGAGAATGCTTTGACCGCAAAGCCGAACTCCTTCAACAAGTCAGGAAGTGACTCAAGTACAGACTCGTCATCATCTACAAGTGATACGAGTGAAGAAATAGCCATTACGGGTTCCCCATGAAGCGCGCCGCTTTTGTTGCAGCGACGGGCGTCTGAATGGTGTCGATACTGTCGACACCGGTTACAGCCCCGGGCCCTCGAGGAATTGAAAAGGAAAATGTAGCTCCGGGACCATTATTCGGCGCTGCCCATAGACTTCCATGATGTTTTTCGATAATGGAGCGGCTTATCGAAAGCCCGATTCCCATACCGCTGCTCTTCGTTGTGTAGAAAGCCTGGAAAAGCTTGTCGATAGCCTGAGAATCCAGTCCCACCCCTGTATCCTGTACGGTCAAACGCACACGATCTCCTTCGTCTCCCTCAGTTTTAATCATCAGCTGTCTAGGCCGATCCGTGACGGAACTCATGGCGTCGGATGCGTTCCGCAGAAGGTTGAGGATTACCTGCTGAAGTTGGACGCGATCGCCGATAACGTGCGGGAGATTGCTGGCGAGTTCTGACCGCAAGATGACGCGATTTCGTTGCAGGTCGCTCAGCGACAATGCCACTACCTCGCGCGCCGCTTCGCTTAGGTCTACAGGCTCGCTAATGGCCTCCGTCTTTCTGAAGAGCGCTCGCAAGCGCTTAATAACCTCGGAGGCGCGATTTCCATCGCGAAGCGTGCGCCGCGCGGTCTCGAGTGCTCCCTCAATATTGGGAGGATCGGCCGCCAACATGCGCAGACAAGTGCTAGCGTTGTTCACGATGCCAAACAGCGGCTGGTTCACTTCGTGAGCGATGGATGCTGTCATGGCTCCTAGGCTTGTGACCCGGGCCACATGGGCGAGCTCCGAGCGAACTTTACTCAGCGCCTGGTCCGCGAGCCGGCGTTCTGTTACATCCTGGACAGCGCCGATGTACTCCATTTGGCCCGCTTCGTCCAAAATTCTATGAGCGATCATATGGAGGTATTTAGTCGAGCCGTCTTGCATCTGGAGCCGATGCTCGTACTCGAAATCTTGGCCGGCTTGCGCGCGGGCTACCATATCGCGCATTAGTGGGATGTCATCAGGGTGCACGCGTGAGCCGATGAGTTCGAGCGTTACTGTCAACGCCGGATCGAACGCGAAGATGCGGTAGGCCTGCTCCGACCAGGTTATTTCGCCGGTCGCCACTCGCCATGAAAAACTTCCTGTCAGGCTAAGTTGCTGAGCTTTCGCAAGGAACGCTTCGCTGCGCGTTAACGCCGCCTCACCTTGTGCGCGCTCGACTGCAATGCTTGCAATATGGGTGAACTGGCCGATAAGGGCTTGGTCTCGAGGCGTGGGTGTTCTGGGTTCTTTGTAGTAGATAGCGAAGATCCCGATGACGGTTCCATTGGTGCACGATATGGGAGTCGACCAACAGGCCTTCAGTCCGTTTGCCAAAGCCATAGGGCACCATGCATGTTCTGCCCACCGTCCATCAAGTGTAATGTCGGCGGCGATCACCTGTTCATTCAGGCACACCGCCGTCGCACAGGGTCCCGAAGTGACGACAAGTGGAAGGCCATCAACAGAAGCATTGAAATTGATCGGGAGACTCGGCCCAGCTGCGTGCTGAAGGTGAGTGCGCGTTGGGTCGACCAACAGAATACTGCAATAACTGCTGGTGACAGTAGCTTCAACAAAATGACAAAGGTCTTCGAGAATCGATCCCAATGGGGTCCCGCTGGCAACCC harbors:
- a CDS encoding PAS domain-containing protein, encoding MGYEARSTGKADDPGCATGHGTSSVGEARFRDILDGIPGLVITAAATGELELFNRPVLEFFGKTPDELRNWTVGGIVYPDDLPRLVEAFTLSMTTGCPYDLEYRLRRFDGVYRWFHGRALPVRDSVGHILNWYFLLTDVEDRRRAETLLASESRLLEMVAGGDSISKILDELCGFVEATVTGSYCSVVLVDSTGTRLEHGAAPSLPSTFVTAIEGRPVNIDSGPCAMAAYLNEQVISIDLALETRWKEYEWCPMALAHGLRSCWSTPISSTIGKVLGAFAIYYKEPRTPTTEDQVLIAQFTHIASIAIERQQSQMSLSRALDELKTSEGRLRTTIDAIPGLVWSAGSDGNVDFLNQAWCDYTGVGLEDAGGSGWAKTLHPEDAGRLTGSWASLMASGEPGEFEARFRRFDGSCRWFLIRAVPLRDETGRIIRWYGLNTDIEDRKQADSLLAGEKRLLERVASGTPLGSILEDLCHFVEATVTSSYCSILLVDPTRTHLQHAAGPSLPINFNASVDGLPLVVTSGPCATAVCLNEQVIAADITLDGRWAEHAWCPMALANGLKACWSTPISCTNGTVIGIFAIYYKEPRTPTPRDQALIGQFTHIASIAVERAQGEAALTRSEAFLAKAQQLSLTGSFSWRVATGEITWSEQAYRIFAFDPALTVTLELIGSRVHPDDIPLMRDMVARAQAGQDFEYEHRLQMQDGSTKYLHMIAHRILDEAGQMEYIGAVQDVTERRLADQALSKVRSELAHVARVTSLGAMTASIAHEVNQPLFGIVNNASTCLRMLAADPPNIEGALETARRTLRDGNRASEVIKRLRALFRKTEAISEPVDLSEAAREVVALSLSDLQRNRVILRSELASNLPHVIGDRVQLQQVILNLLRNASDAMSSVTDRPRQLMIKTEGDEGDRVRLTVQDTGVGLDSQAIDKLFQAFYTTKSSGMGIGLSISRSIIEKHHGSLWAAPNNGPGATFSFSIPRGPGAVTGVDSIDTIQTPVAATKAARFMGNP